In Symmachiella dynata, the following are encoded in one genomic region:
- a CDS encoding aldo/keto reductase, protein MQYRALGNTDLKVSTIGMGCVTFGREIDRETSFTILDHAYEQGITLYDTAEAYAAGASETVLGEWIADRGVRDKIVLATKVSGTLTRQRVLSSAEESLQRLQTDCIDLFQLHSWDNETPLEETLAALSALVDQGKVRYIGCSNWTATQLRDALEITQASGGARMESVQPPYNLVQRDIEADLLPLCAEQQIGVISYSPLAAGFLTGKYSRDGEVPAGTRFDVIPGHQPIYFTDRGFSVLDELRAESERTGRSMIELALSWTFSRPDVTSVLIGARNQSHVDQALNALPVES, encoded by the coding sequence GTGCAATATCGAGCGCTCGGCAACACGGATTTGAAGGTCAGCACCATCGGAATGGGCTGCGTGACATTCGGTCGCGAGATTGACCGAGAGACCTCATTCACGATTCTGGACCATGCCTATGAGCAGGGAATCACTCTCTACGACACGGCCGAAGCATACGCCGCCGGCGCCTCGGAAACGGTCCTTGGTGAATGGATCGCCGACCGTGGCGTGCGCGACAAAATCGTCTTAGCCACGAAGGTCTCCGGCACGCTCACTCGGCAACGGGTCCTCTCCTCTGCCGAAGAGAGCCTGCAACGGTTGCAGACCGACTGCATTGACCTGTTTCAGTTGCACAGCTGGGACAACGAGACGCCGCTGGAAGAGACACTGGCAGCGTTGTCCGCATTAGTCGATCAAGGCAAGGTGCGCTATATCGGTTGCAGCAATTGGACGGCTACACAATTACGCGACGCTTTGGAAATCACCCAAGCATCCGGCGGAGCGCGGATGGAATCGGTGCAGCCGCCCTACAATCTCGTGCAACGCGATATCGAAGCCGACCTGCTGCCGTTGTGTGCCGAACAACAGATCGGTGTGATCAGCTACAGCCCGTTGGCCGCTGGATTTCTCACCGGCAAATACAGCCGCGACGGTGAGGTCCCCGCCGGAACCCGCTTCGACGTGATTCCCGGCCATCAACCCATTTACTTCACTGACCGTGGGTTCAGTGTATTGGACGAATTGCGGGCTGAGTCCGAACGGACCGGTCGCAGCATGATTGAACTGGCGCTCTCCTGGACATTCAGCCGTCCGGACGTGACCTCCGTCCTCATCGGCGCCCGGAACCAGTCGCACGTAGACCAAGCCCTGAACGCCCTGCCAGTTGAGTCGTAG